CTGCTAGGTCTCCTGATGGCTTCCATGGACAATACCATTGTCGCGACGGCTATGGGTACGATTGTCGGTGAGATGGGCGGCATGGATAAGTTTGTTTGGGTGACATCAGCGTATATGGTCGCTACGATGGCGGGGATGCCGATATTCGGTAAACTCTCCGATATGTATGGGCGAAAACGTTTTTACGTATTTGGTCTCATCGTATTTTTGTTAGGGTCTATTTTATGTGGGACGGCAAACAGCATCGTTGAGTTGAGCATTTATCGGGCGATTCAAGGGATTGGTGGCGGAGCGCTGATGCCGATTGCCTTCACGATTATTTTTGACGTATTCCCGCCAGAGAAGCGTGGTAAGATGACGGGACTTTTCGGAGCTGTATTCGGTACGTCCAGCGTATTGGGACCTTTGCTCGGTGCGTATATTACCGAATATGTCAGCTGGCATTGGATCTTTTACATTAATGTACCGATTGGTGCTGTTTCCCTCTGGTTGATCTCGATGTATTACAAGGAATCGCTGGAATACCGCAAGCAGAGCATTGACTGGTGGGGAGCGATTACGCTGGTCGGGGCGGTAGTGAGTCTGATGTTTGCACTTGAGCTGGGTGGCAATCAATACGCGTGGAATTCGATGCAGATTATTGGATTGTTCTCTTCCTTTTTCTTGTTGTTTGTGATTTTCCTATTTGTCGAGAAGCGGGCATCTGATCCAATTATTTCATTCTCCATGTTCAAGAAGCGGTTATTTGCCACGACAAATGCGGTTGCATTGTTGTATGGAGCTGCTTTCATTATCTCTACAGTTTACCTGCCGATTTTTATCCAAGGGGTCTATGGCGGGTCAGCGACGAATGCCGGACTACTGTTGACACCGATGATGCTCGGCTCGGTTGCTGGTAGCCAGCTAGGTGGATTTCTGACGACGAAGACCAGCTTCCGTAATATTATGCTTCTGTCCGCAGTCTTTTTCATCCCAGGTATTTTTCTTTTGAGTACACTGACGCCTGAGATTTCTCGTTCAATCGTTACACTTTATATGGTGATTGCAGGGTTTGGCGTGGGCTTCTCTTTCTCCACCTTGGGAATTTCAGCAATTCATGGCTTTGATATGCGTCAAAGAGGATCGGCCAGCTCGACGAACTCTTTCTCCCGTTCATTGGGGATGACATTGGGGATCACCGTATTTGGGATCTTGCAACGTAACTCGTTTGAAAACGGCTTGTTCTCTGCCTTCGGGGGTCAAGGGATGACGAATGCCATTACAGACCCACGAGCGATTTTGACACCAGAAGCGCGCGAATCCATTCCGGCTCCTATTTTGGATAAAATGATTGATATTCTTGCTTCTTCGATTGCGAATACGTTTATGTGGGCGCTCGTTCCTGCTGTACTTGCTCTCGTATGCATTTTGCTGATGGGAAATGATCGGGCATTGGGGAAATCGCCTACCGCACCGAAACCGGAACGCGGATAGAGGAGAATCGTCATGAGTCTAAAATTGCTTGTTCTGGGATTGCTGATGGAAGGGGAGAAGCATCCCTATGAGGTTCAGCAGCAGGTGAAGGCAAGGGGAATGGATTGTTACATGAAATATGCCAAGGGCTCCCTCTACTATGCCTTCGACCAACTGGAAAAGAGCGGGATGATTGAGGTCAAAGAAGTCATTCGTGAGACTAACCGCCCAGATAAGAAGATGTATGGGATCACGCCAAAAGGCGAAGAGCAATTCCAACAGCTTCTCTTGGAAGAACTGCAAAAACCGATGCAGCTGACCAATCCGATCTACGCGGCTCTGACTTTTGCTTCGTATGGTGATCCACAAAAAATGGATGAGGCCTTGGAAGTTAATATCCAGGAAGTAAGACGGTTAGCTGGATTGTTGGAATCGATCCAGGAGGAAAAAAGAGAGAGGCTTAGCTGGGGAGCACGAGCGATTCTAATCGGTGCCGTTGAGCATTTGCACGCAGAGATGCGCTGGATGGAACGCATCCGAGAAGAAGCGTGGGGCCGTTGATTTTGAATTTATTATGAACATTGGACTATTTTCAACATTATGATAGTTTTTCGTTTATAATAGTGGTAATTTCAATGGCAAGGATGGTACCCGCACATGATGAAATCTGCCCTCGGACGCTTCCGTCTCATCGGCCTGATCGAAGGCGTCTCGTATTTGGTACTTCTCGGGATTGCTATGCCGCTTAAGTATTTTATGGATTACCCGGCTGCAGTTAAAATTGCCGGTTCGCTTCATGGATTGTTTTTTGTCCTGTATATTTTGGCGCTGGCACATGTTACAATAACCAATAAGTGGTCCTTCTTGAAAGTGATCGGGGCTTTTATCGCTTCATTACTGCCATTCGGCAACTTTGTTCTGGATGCACGCCTGAAAAAAGAGCAGTAAGTATACACATTACACATTATGTAAGGCACTAGAAGGCGGGTCATTGTACCCGTCTTTCGTACATATTCAAAAGAGAAAAAAATGGAGGGGATCTGTGTGGAGACCAGAATTTTAGCAGGAATTCTTTTGTGGGACGAAGTGGAACAGTACGTTCTTGAAACCGTGATGGAGGACCGTTACAAGCTGGTTTTGCCGCAGATTATCACGCTTGCGAACACAGAAGAAAAGGTAGCGACAGATGAATTGAGCGAACAATTTGTCGGTCAAAATGTTATTGCCAGATGCTTCGTTTGATATGAACAGATAATTCTGAAAAAAGGTGTGGATAGGCGTGGAACTGCGTGACCGCTATGCTGGGAGTTTGCTAGGATTAGCCGTTGGAGATGCACTCGGCACTACTTTAGAATTTCGCAAACCGGATACCTTCCAGCCACTTACAGAAATGGTCGGCGGAGGACCGTTCGATTTAAAGCCGGGAGAATGGACGGATGATACGTCGATGGCGTTGTGCCTGGCTGAGAGCTTGATTACACAGAACGGCTTCGATCCGGTTGATCAGATGAACCGATATGTAGCCTGGTTTCGAGAGGGTTATATGAGCTGCAAGGATCACTGCTTCGATATCGGGAATATCACCAAAGAAGCGCTGTGGCGTTTTGAGCAGACAAAAAATCCATTCAGCGGATCGGATCATCCGATGTCGGCAGGGAATGGCTCGATTATGAGGCTAGCACCAGTCGCACTCTATTATGCCAAACAACCAGAGCTCGCCATTGATTACTGTGCGCAAAGTTCTCGCACCACACACGCGACGGCAAAGGCAGTAGATGGCTGTCGTTTTCTCGGGGCATTACTTCTGGGGGCTCTACAGGGTATTTCGAAAGAGGAGTTGCTCACTGATTCGTTTTCTCCACTAGCCGGTGTATGGGAAAAGCAACCGCTTGATCCTGATATCGCCCGAGTCGCAAATGGTTCCTATAAACGGAAAACGAAAAAAGAGATCAAAGGGTCGGGGTATGTCGTCGATTCGCTTGAAGCGGCGCTTTGGGCATTTTATTCCAGTAGTTCTTTCGAAGAAGGCCTCTTCCTAGCGGTAAATCTCGGGGATGATGCGGATACGACGGGAGCTGTCTACGGTCAATTGGCAGGTGCTTTTTATGGAGTAGAGGGCTTGCCTCAACGAATGGTTAAGCTGTTGGCCAAGCGGGAATTGATGGAGGAGTTCGCTCAGAAATTGTACGAGCAAGCTACCCGTTAACGGCCTAATTTCTCTCAGGCGAACATAGATAAAAAACGATAAGCACTACCAATCAGGCAGTGCTTATCCTCCTGTTTAGGCATGGACAAGTTCTGGAGTTTGTATATGAAGAGGCGGCGGAACCAACCAGCCTTTTTTTTTTGAAATGCGGAGCAATCTGAGGCCAAATTGAGCTTTTGCAACATGGTATTGACCAAAAAGCATTCCGATATCTTCTCGGATGGATTGTGCCATGATTTGACTGCAGGCAACCAATCCGGCAGCAATGTCTCTTGAAACACCGGCAGCGATCTCAGGGTCATTCATACGGGCACCGGCTGGAATACTTTCCAGATTCGCTACCGGTCGATCCGGTGGGGTAGGTGGCAACCCAATGCCATTCACTTTGAGCAATTCATCCAGCTGTTCCACTTCTTGTTTCATGCTTCGCGTAATGTCTTCGAGGAAGCCTTTCAGATCATGATCACCAGTATGGTTGAGTGCTGTTTGATAACCCGCGAGCAAGCCCTTTGTCGTTGACAGATACATCCATACTCCAGAAACCTCGCCATAATGCATCGGTTCATTTTGCGGATTGCCTGATAAAATGCCCATTAATGTCCTCCCAGTACTCAGTAGAGTTTTGATATCCATTCGGGTTCTCCTAACTTTGTAATGTAACCCAAAGATAAGGTTTACAAGGGGGACGGGATCTATCCGCTTTAGGAAGAGGAGAATTATTTTCCGGGTTCTTTCTTGATACGATTATGATCGTATATTCCCAAAAAGCGATGGTACACAAATTCAGCCACACCTAAAAGGGCTACCGTAATGATCAACTCGCCAAAACTTAGTGGCCAATTCATCCATCTGGCAACTGCCCATAAGTAAATAGCAGCGATCACTGCATCTGCAATCGTGGCCGTAACATTATTGGTTGCACGCAATATCAATTGATCGCCAATCAGATAAGCAATGACGGTCAAGCCGAGTGCTGTTAAAATAGCGGATGTCCAGGTTGCATTTGTAAACAACCATAAACAGGCGACGACAATAATGCCGTTAACAGCAGTCTTGATTAAAAATCGAGTCATTTTTACTCTCCTCTACTTCCAGTTTATAACAAAGAGATTTTCAGCCACTTTCCTATGTGAAAATAAGTGTCTCGATGCTTACTGTTTTACAAAACAACAAGGTTTATGCGAATGCTGTCTGGCCCCGGTTTGAGTGGGGGTAGCAGAGGGAAGCTCGCCTGCGGGGATAATCCCTTATGACGAAACAAAAAAGCAGCCAGTCCTCTTTTGCAGATACAAAGCAAGAGAGGGCTGGCTTTTCATATTGTTACTGCTGGCTTGCTTTTGCAGCCTGGACCAGCATTTCTTTGGAAACGGTTGGCGAATCGGTAGCTATACGATACATGATCGGTTGCTCTCCATCTTGATCCAACCAAGACAGCTCTTGATACTGACCGGATTCACTAAACAAGAACTGGTCGTTTTTCGTGTAATGCGCTTTTTTTCCGCTGACAGTTACTGCGTCGTATTTCGTTGTTTCTGGTGTGCTCAATTGTACATCTAGCTGTTCTTTCGGGAATTTCTCGACCGTAACAAAGATACGTTCTTTTTGCTCGTTCTCATA
The window above is part of the Brevibacillus brevis NBRC 100599 genome. Proteins encoded here:
- a CDS encoding ADP-ribosylglycohydrolase family protein; the encoded protein is MELRDRYAGSLLGLAVGDALGTTLEFRKPDTFQPLTEMVGGGPFDLKPGEWTDDTSMALCLAESLITQNGFDPVDQMNRYVAWFREGYMSCKDHCFDIGNITKEALWRFEQTKNPFSGSDHPMSAGNGSIMRLAPVALYYAKQPELAIDYCAQSSRTTHATAKAVDGCRFLGALLLGALQGISKEELLTDSFSPLAGVWEKQPLDPDIARVANGSYKRKTKKEIKGSGYVVDSLEAALWAFYSSSSFEEGLFLAVNLGDDADTTGAVYGQLAGAFYGVEGLPQRMVKLLAKRELMEEFAQKLYEQATR
- a CDS encoding PadR family transcriptional regulator — its product is MSLKLLVLGLLMEGEKHPYEVQQQVKARGMDCYMKYAKGSLYYAFDQLEKSGMIEVKEVIRETNRPDKKMYGITPKGEEQFQQLLLEELQKPMQLTNPIYAALTFASYGDPQKMDEALEVNIQEVRRLAGLLESIQEEKRERLSWGARAILIGAVEHLHAEMRWMERIREEAWGR
- a CDS encoding MDR family MFS transporter — encoded protein: MIARESKVNMVLAGLLLGLLMASMDNTIVATAMGTIVGEMGGMDKFVWVTSAYMVATMAGMPIFGKLSDMYGRKRFYVFGLIVFLLGSILCGTANSIVELSIYRAIQGIGGGALMPIAFTIIFDVFPPEKRGKMTGLFGAVFGTSSVLGPLLGAYITEYVSWHWIFYINVPIGAVSLWLISMYYKESLEYRKQSIDWWGAITLVGAVVSLMFALELGGNQYAWNSMQIIGLFSSFFLLFVIFLFVEKRASDPIISFSMFKKRLFATTNAVALLYGAAFIISTVYLPIFIQGVYGGSATNAGLLLTPMMLGSVAGSQLGGFLTTKTSFRNIMLLSAVFFIPGIFLLSTLTPEISRSIVTLYMVIAGFGVGFSFSTLGISAIHGFDMRQRGSASSTNSFSRSLGMTLGITVFGILQRNSFENGLFSAFGGQGMTNAITDPRAILTPEARESIPAPILDKMIDILASSIANTFMWALVPAVLALVCILLMGNDRALGKSPTAPKPERG
- a CDS encoding DUF3817 domain-containing protein codes for the protein MMKSALGRFRLIGLIEGVSYLVLLGIAMPLKYFMDYPAAVKIAGSLHGLFFVLYILALAHVTITNKWSFLKVIGAFIASLLPFGNFVLDARLKKEQ
- a CDS encoding DUF2512 family protein, producing the protein MTRFLIKTAVNGIIVVACLWLFTNATWTSAILTALGLTVIAYLIGDQLILRATNNVTATIADAVIAAIYLWAVARWMNWPLSFGELIITVALLGVAEFVYHRFLGIYDHNRIKKEPGK
- a CDS encoding DUF3231 family protein, whose protein sequence is MGILSGNPQNEPMHYGEVSGVWMYLSTTKGLLAGYQTALNHTGDHDLKGFLEDITRSMKQEVEQLDELLKVNGIGLPPTPPDRPVANLESIPAGARMNDPEIAAGVSRDIAAGLVACSQIMAQSIREDIGMLFGQYHVAKAQFGLRLLRISKKKGWLVPPPLHIQTPELVHA